In one window of Meleagris gallopavo isolate NT-WF06-2002-E0010 breed Aviagen turkey brand Nicholas breeding stock chromosome 4, Turkey_5.1, whole genome shotgun sequence DNA:
- the LZTS3 gene encoding leucine zipper putative tumor suppressor 3: MATLETLPVLSDPTYPNPENFHGFAPRPSQNTSRSIMGSVGSGVANDQEFAMKSVGTRTQSSGRQMEGSRNGFSTREISNRYSGEEKTYKSEKVSNSLYINGDLRKSEKVKMDICGNVTTNNEKNMPPPPQYREPSNPPKILPISGKLDQSNEPLVRPSAFKPVVPKNFHSMQNLCPPQSNGVTENRKSLNHANSNSPSAPKSGLDKSSLNRTTNQVGGLSDSGRNSLTSLPTYGTGYSQHVGPMSASTSHINRIGTTYTDKNIVGYNGISTSDSGRSSSKSTSSFNRLNHLNETMPFHSPSTDDIIQDLEDRLWEKEQEVLQMRRNLDKSEAAIFQVFEEKQKIWEREMEDLRQNYANKLQQVSKKAQRAQQALQLQIFKLQQEKKKLQDDMGQLLQQREELEKKFVAFKKEQAEFLPKIEETKWEVKALL; this comes from the exons ATGGCCACGCTAGAGACGCTGCCAGTTCTTAGTGACCCAACGTACCCCAATCCAGAAAACTTCCACGGATTTGCTCCTCGGCCATCCCAAAACACATCCCGGAGCATCATGGGGAGCGTGGGGAGTGGAGTGGCCAACGACCAGGAGTTTGCCATGAAGAGCGTGGGGACCCGAACGCAGAGCAGCGGGCGGCAGATGGAGGGGTCTCGCAATGGGTTCTCCACAAGGGAGATCTCCAACCGCTACTCCGGCGAGGAGAAGACATACAAGTCAGAGAAGGTCTCCAATTCCCTCTACATCAACGGCGACCTGCGTAAGAGTGAGAAGGTGAAGATGGACATCTGTGGGAATGTGACCACCAACAACGAGAAGAACATGCCACCTCCTCCCCAGTACCGCGAGCCCAGTAACCCACCAAAGATATTGCCAATCTCCGGCAAACTAGACCAG agcAATGAGCCCTTAGTTAGACCCTCAGCCTTTAAACCAGTAGTTCCTAAAAACTTCCATTCCATGCAGAACCTCTGCCCGCCGCAGAGCAACGGGGtgacagagaacagaaagagcTTGAACCACGCCAACAGCAATAGCCCATCCGCACCCAAAAGTGGACTCGACAAGAGCAGCCTTAACAGGACTACAAACCAAGTGGGAGGCCTTTCGGATTCGGGCCGTAACTCGTTAACGAGTCTGCCCACATATGGGACAGGCTACAGCCAGCACGTGGGCCCCATGAGCGCCTCGACGAGCCACATCAACCGCATCGGCACGACCTACACGGACAAGAACATCGTGGGATACAACGGGATATCTACCTCAGACAGCGGCCGGTCTTCGAGCAAGAGCACCTCTTCGTTCAACAGACTGAACCATCTCAATGAAACGATGCCTTTCCACTCTCCTTCCACCGACGACATCATCCAAGACTTGGAAGACAGGCTGTGGGAGAAAGAGCAGGAGGTCCTCCAGATGAGAAGGAACTTGGACAAAAGCGAGGCAGCCATCTTCCAAGTGTttgaggagaagcagaagatcTGGGAGCGGGAAATGGAGGATCTCAGGCAAAACTACGCCAACAAATTGCAGCAGGTCTCCAAAAAGGCGCAGCGGGCACAACAGGCCTTGCAGCTCCAGATATtcaagctgcagcaggagaaaaaaaaactccaagaTGACATGGGGCAACTCCTCCAGCAGCGAGAGgagctggagaagaaatttgTGGCTTTCAAGAAGGAGCAGGCTGAGTTTCTCCCAAAGATTGAAGAGACCAAATGGGAGGTAAAAGCATTATTGTAA